A region of Zeugodacus cucurbitae isolate PBARC_wt_2022May chromosome 5, idZeuCucr1.2, whole genome shotgun sequence DNA encodes the following proteins:
- the LOC105219503 gene encoding putative exonuclease GOR has protein sequence MDKYSAMNYKNAEEELLSLVKNILVVTKTTPGQVDLNQESTPLTTNQQRCVLEQRQEALRCQERELLFQQEEIANQIEDIRVQQNVLTWQQEALRKREELEQEEELREEEQRQEETQLITTLLEVLQLANKESPLYNKLNISEADFARRLRRHIMKPCALRKYGYPVPSYVEGCIDIHVRARRRIDLLRLCTHEVDGFGQRFCVRCDSPFYVNESGKYLTTDNCIYHWGKFINGQYACCAGSRGSEGCTRNIVHVWNGFTGGPNGPYTDFLHTPPPSVKSAGRSKVYALDCEMCYTGRGLEVAKISLVDYDGQVVYDHFVRPTAEIVDYCTRFSGVKPSDLCQVHNRNLKTLVEVQQDLLQLIDADTILIGHSLENDLRVLRIVHKKVVDTAYEFPHPSGFPYRHSLKNLAKKYLKRDIQCSEDGHDSVEDALASLDLVMWKVRKNIPPKRPCKRI, from the coding sequence ATGGATAAGTATTCAGCAATGAACTACAAAAATGCCGAAGAAGAATTACTTTCACTTGTAAAGAATATCTTGGTTGTTACCAAAACCACACCCGGTCAAGTTGACTTGAATCAGGAATCAACACCGTTGACAACAAATCAACAACGGTGTGTCTTGGAGCAAAGACAAGAAGCACTTAGGTGTCAAGAAAGAGAGCTTCTTTTTCAGCAAGAAGAAATTGCGAACCAAATAGAGGATATACGAGTGCAACAAAATGTACTCACATGGCAACAAGAAGCACTTCGGAAGCGGGAAGAGTTAGAACAGGAAGAGGAGCTACGAGAGGAAGAGCAGCGCCAAGAAGAGACGCAACTAATAACAACACTTCTGGAGGTACTCCAGCTCGCTAACAAGGAGTCGCCATTGTATAACAAACTTAATATATCTGAAGCCGATTTCGCTCGTCGCCTGCGTCGACATATCATGAAACCGTGTGCGTTGCGCAAATATGGCTATCCAGTGCCGAGTTATGTCGAAGGCTGTATTGATATTCATGTGCGTGCACGTAGGCGCATTGATCTACTACGTTTATGTACCCATGAGGTGGACGGATTCGGACAACGTTTTTGCGTACGTTGTGATAGTCCCTTCTACGTTAACGAATCGGGAAAATATTTAACTACGGACAACTGTATCTACCATTGGGGTAAATTCATAAACGGACAATATGCTTGTTGTGCGGGTAGCAGAGGCTCAGAAGGTTGCACACGTAATATCGTGCACGTGTGGAACGGCTTTACGGGAGGTCCAAATGGACCATATACTGATTTTCTACATACACCACCACCCTCTGTTAAATCGGCAGGCAGGAGCAAAGTGTATGCGTTAGATTGTGAGATGTGTTATACCGGTCGTGGACTCGAAGTGGCCAAGATATCCCTGGTTGACTATGATGGTCAAGTGGTCTACGACCATTTTGTGCGTCCCACAGCCGAAATTGTTGATTACTGTACACGCTTCTCGGGTGTAAAGCCGAGTGACTTATGCCAGGTTCATAACAGAAACCTTAAGACTCTAGTCGAAGTTCAACAGGATTTGTTGCAATTGATCGACGCCGATACTATACTCATTGGTCATAGTTTGGAAAATGATTTACGTGTGTTGCGGATTGTACACAAAAAAGTCGTCGATACGGCATATGAGTTCCCACACCCATCTGGGTTTCCATATCGTCATTCGCTGAAAAACTTGGCGAAGAAATATCTAAAGCGCGATATTCAATGCAGCGAAGACGGTCACGATAGTGTGGAAGATGCACTTGCCAGTTTGGATCTGGTGATGTGGAAAGTGCGTAAAAATATTCCTCCAAAAAGACCGTGCAAACGCATCTAG